A region of Pseudomonas sp. Marseille-Q3773 DNA encodes the following proteins:
- the serB gene encoding phosphoserine phosphatase SerB, which translates to MREIVLINITGEDRPGLTAAITGVLLQGGVSILDIGLAVMHGTLSFGILVDIPDNEVATALLQSVQAKAHELNLQARYTPISEADYQHWADGQGEARHIVTLLSRKITPEQLQRVSAVISQYGLTIERIERLSARVALDAQTGKGKAAIEISVRGVPSDGQALRADFFALAEELNIDIAFQKDDLFRRNRRLAVFDMDSTLIEAEVIDELAKAAGVGEQVAAITERAMRGELDFRASFKERMALLKGLDVGVLDEIGASLRLTEGAENLFAELKRLGYKTAILSGGFTYFARQVQARLGIDYVFANELEVVDGKVTGVAVEPIVDAQRKAELLQKLASEEGLELEQTIAVGDGANDLPMLSLAGLGVAFRAKPLVRQSAKQAISTLGLDGVLYLLGVRDRDARG; encoded by the coding sequence GTGCGCGAAATCGTCCTGATAAACATCACCGGTGAGGACCGTCCCGGTCTCACTGCGGCCATCACCGGCGTCCTGCTGCAGGGCGGTGTGAGTATCCTCGACATTGGCCTGGCCGTCATGCACGGCACCCTGTCGTTCGGCATCCTGGTCGACATTCCGGACAACGAAGTGGCGACTGCCTTGCTGCAAAGCGTGCAGGCCAAGGCCCACGAGCTGAACCTGCAGGCCCGCTACACGCCGATTTCCGAGGCCGACTACCAGCACTGGGCCGACGGCCAGGGTGAGGCGCGCCACATCGTCACCCTGCTCAGCCGCAAGATCACCCCCGAGCAACTGCAGCGGGTGAGTGCGGTAATCAGCCAGTATGGCCTGACCATCGAGCGTATCGAGCGCCTGTCGGCCCGTGTCGCGCTGGATGCCCAGACCGGCAAAGGCAAGGCGGCCATCGAGATATCCGTGCGTGGTGTGCCGAGCGATGGCCAGGCCCTGCGTGCCGATTTCTTCGCCCTGGCCGAGGAACTGAACATTGATATCGCTTTCCAGAAGGACGACCTGTTCCGCCGCAACCGTCGCCTGGCGGTGTTCGACATGGACTCGACGCTGATCGAAGCCGAAGTCATCGATGAACTGGCCAAGGCCGCCGGTGTGGGCGAACAGGTGGCGGCAATCACCGAGCGCGCGATGCGCGGCGAGCTGGACTTCCGCGCCAGCTTCAAGGAACGCATGGCGCTGCTCAAAGGGCTGGATGTCGGGGTGCTGGACGAAATCGGTGCTTCGCTGCGCCTGACCGAGGGGGCCGAGAACCTGTTCGCCGAGCTCAAGCGCCTGGGCTACAAGACCGCGATCCTGTCCGGTGGCTTCACTTATTTTGCGCGCCAGGTACAGGCGCGCCTGGGTATCGATTACGTGTTCGCCAACGAGCTGGAAGTGGTCGATGGCAAGGTGACCGGCGTGGCCGTGGAACCCATCGTTGATGCTCAGCGCAAGGCCGAGCTACTGCAGAAGCTGGCCAGCGAAGAAGGCTTGGAGCTGGAGCAGACCATTGCCGTGGGTGATGGTGCCAACGATCTGCCGATGCTGTCACTGGCTGGCCTAGGCGTGGCGTTCCGCGCCAAGCCGCTGGTACGCCAGTCGGCCAAGCAGGCGATTTCCACCCTGGGGCTTGATGGGGTGTTGTACCTGCTGGGTGTGCGTGACCGCGACGCGCGCGGCTGA
- a CDS encoding AhpA/YtjB family protein, translated as MNRPTPVKPDNFFLMIYRALSQRRVPLALRIACTNIFLVALALVIYACVMGLQFKQAMHEQADALGQSLTTQTATSATELLVANDILSLNVLLGNLVKNPLVAHAAIYSVDNRILAEAGQRPRNSLLGEAEGLYQTKITFQDVTAGQLRISLDMSQFQQPMLISLQSMGILAGILLVLALTLSLRQGRFITLPLLQLRVWLRDPQPHTPATDRQDEIGDIARQLHARLAPPPPPEPELEEEDDEHFHDVQDAPLAAKAAPRVKVAAQADEDDDEAFAGLLDDDNTPKATVVESDEPQFTAVLAVQLGSQEQLRRLPRTRLTELTERYRDCLEHAASLYDGETHTLNDGSTLVLFHSRDCGEDYLTNAICCGELLRALGHALQIEVADSGITLQLQLGLALGNDLQGLELVDLLMTEKAQDALALSQHSRNLLLVERQISDDTLIRQRARIRPIASPEGACCVERLMEPYPSMLERQLARMHERRA; from the coding sequence GTGAACCGGCCCACGCCCGTCAAACCAGACAACTTCTTCCTGATGATCTATCGCGCCCTGAGTCAACGTCGCGTGCCGCTGGCACTGCGCATCGCCTGCACCAACATTTTCCTGGTGGCGCTGGCGCTGGTGATCTACGCCTGCGTGATGGGCCTGCAATTCAAGCAGGCCATGCACGAGCAGGCCGATGCCCTGGGCCAGAGCCTGACCACCCAGACCGCCACCTCGGCGACCGAACTGCTGGTGGCCAACGATATCCTCAGCCTCAACGTGCTGCTGGGTAACCTGGTGAAGAACCCGCTGGTAGCCCATGCCGCCATCTATAGCGTGGACAACCGCATTCTCGCCGAAGCCGGCCAGCGCCCGCGCAACAGCCTGCTGGGCGAGGCCGAAGGCCTGTACCAGACCAAGATCACCTTCCAGGACGTGACTGCCGGGCAACTACGCATCAGCCTGGACATGAGCCAATTCCAGCAGCCGATGCTGATCAGCTTGCAGAGCATGGGCATCCTCGCCGGCATCCTGCTGGTGCTGGCCCTGACCCTGAGCCTGCGCCAGGGCCGCTTCATCACCTTGCCGCTGCTGCAGTTGCGGGTATGGCTGCGCGACCCGCAGCCCCATACCCCGGCTACCGACCGTCAGGACGAGATCGGCGATATAGCCCGCCAGCTGCATGCACGCCTGGCGCCGCCGCCACCACCGGAGCCGGAGCTGGAGGAAGAGGACGACGAGCATTTCCACGACGTGCAGGACGCCCCTCTCGCCGCGAAAGCCGCACCACGCGTGAAGGTTGCTGCCCAGGCCGATGAAGATGACGACGAGGCCTTTGCCGGCCTGCTGGACGACGACAACACCCCCAAGGCTACCGTGGTCGAGTCCGACGAGCCGCAATTCACCGCCGTGCTTGCCGTACAGCTGGGTTCCCAGGAACAGTTGCGTCGCCTGCCGCGCACGCGCCTGACCGAGCTGACCGAGCGCTACCGCGACTGCCTGGAGCACGCGGCCTCGCTCTACGACGGCGAAACCCACACCCTCAACGACGGTAGCACCCTGGTGCTGTTCCACAGCCGCGACTGCGGCGAGGACTACCTGACCAACGCCATCTGCTGCGGCGAGCTGCTGCGTGCCCTGGGCCATGCCCTGCAGATCGAAGTGGCGGACAGCGGCATCACCCTGCAGCTGCAACTGGGCCTGGCCTTGGGTAACGACCTGCAAGGCCTGGAACTGGTAGACCTGCTGATGACCGAGAAGGCCCAGGACGCGCTGGCGCTGTCGCAACACAGCCGCAACCTGTTGCTGGTGGAGCGGCAGATCAGCGACGACACCCTGATTCGCCAGCGCGCCCGCATTCGCCCGATTGCCAGCCCGGAAGGCGCCTGCTGTGTGGAGCGGCTGATGGAGCCTTATCCGTCGATGCTGGAGCGGCAACTGGCGCGGATGCACGAACGCCGGGCCTGA
- a CDS encoding ABC-type transport auxiliary lipoprotein family protein produces the protein MKLLRLPFALLMTGLLGLGGCTMHQPVALYQLDSGDPGQPSQSAGMAVVLGPVSVADYLQRETFLQRQADGSLSSATDGRWAGSLSADIDQLLVRQLAWRLDSQRVVLAPATAGFTPDVQVLLSITRLDSGKDQPAILDAQWRLLDRRGHVRDNRIVHLEQQHEGSEASQVQAQGQLLQKLAEQLSTAVKPLANQPAIAEETPKKPAAPVQVKKAPEKSKIPMAAPIRTDMEVYRF, from the coding sequence ATGAAACTTCTGCGCCTTCCATTTGCGCTGTTGATGACTGGCCTGCTGGGCCTAGGCGGGTGCACCATGCACCAGCCGGTTGCCCTGTACCAGCTCGACAGTGGTGATCCTGGCCAGCCTTCGCAGAGTGCAGGCATGGCCGTGGTACTCGGCCCGGTATCGGTAGCCGATTACCTGCAACGCGAGACATTCCTGCAGCGTCAGGCCGATGGCAGCTTGAGCTCCGCGACCGACGGTCGTTGGGCTGGTAGCCTTTCGGCGGATATCGACCAGCTGCTGGTGCGCCAGCTTGCCTGGCGCCTGGATAGCCAGCGTGTGGTGCTGGCGCCGGCGACTGCCGGCTTCACCCCGGATGTACAAGTGCTGCTATCGATCACTCGCCTGGATTCGGGCAAGGACCAGCCGGCCATCCTGGATGCCCAGTGGCGCCTGCTGGACCGCCGTGGCCATGTGCGCGACAACCGCATCGTTCACCTTGAGCAACAGCACGAGGGCAGCGAGGCATCGCAGGTGCAGGCCCAGGGCCAATTGCTGCAGAAGCTGGCCGAACAGCTGAGCACTGCAGTGAAACCGCTGGCCAACCAGCCTGCGATTGCCGAAGAAACGCCCAAGAAGCCAGCTGCGCCGGTACAGGTGAAAAAGGCTCCGGAGAAATCCAAGATTCCGATGGCTGCTCCGATTCGTACCGATATGGAAGTCTACCGGTTCTGA
- the parC gene encoding DNA topoisomerase IV subunit A, whose amino-acid sequence MSDSLELSLDGVERRSLADFTEQAYLNYSMYVIMDRALPHIGDGLKPVQRRIVYAMSELGLDADAKHKKSARTVGDVLGKFHPHGDSACYEAMVLMAQPFSYRYTLVDGQGNWGAPDDPKSFAAMRYTEARLSRYAEVLLSEVGQGTVDWVPNFDGTLQEPAVLPARLPNILLNGTTGIAVGMATDVPPHNLREVATACVRLLDEPKASIEQLCEHIQGPDYPTEAEIVTPRAEILKMYESGRGSIRMRAVYRVEDGDIVVTALPHQVSGAKVLEQIAAQMQAKKLPMVADLRDESDHENPCRIVIIPRSNRVDVDELMQHLFATTDLESTYRVNVNIIGLDGRPQLKNLRALLLEWLEFRTATVRRRLQHRLDKVEKRLHLLEGLLTAFLNLDEVIHIIRTEDQPKQALIARFDLTEIQADYILETRLRQLARLEEMKIRGEQDELLKEQAKLLALLGSDAKLRKLVRSELIKDAETYGDDRRSPIVERAEAKALSENELMPTEPVTVVLSEKGWVRCAKGHDIDATGLSYKAGDGFKAAAIGRSNQFAVLIDSTGRSYSLAAHSLPSARGQGEPLTGRLTPPPGATFECVLLPDDEALYVVASDAGYGFVVKGEDLQAKNKAGKGLLSLPNGAKVMTPRPVANREQDWLAAVTTEGRLLVFKVSDLPQLGKGKGNKIIGIPGDRVASREEFVTDIAVIGEGATLVLQAGKRTLSLKADDLEHYKGERGRRGSKLPRGFQRVDGLQVEVPA is encoded by the coding sequence ATGAGCGACTCACTGGAACTCAGCCTGGACGGCGTCGAACGCCGCTCGCTGGCTGACTTCACCGAACAGGCCTACCTCAACTATTCCATGTACGTGATCATGGACCGCGCCCTGCCGCACATCGGCGATGGCCTGAAGCCGGTGCAACGACGCATCGTCTATGCCATGAGCGAGTTGGGGCTCGATGCCGACGCCAAGCACAAGAAATCGGCGCGTACTGTCGGTGACGTGCTCGGCAAGTTCCACCCCCACGGCGACTCGGCCTGCTACGAGGCCATGGTGCTGATGGCGCAGCCGTTCAGCTACCGCTACACCCTGGTCGACGGCCAGGGCAACTGGGGTGCGCCGGACGATCCGAAGTCGTTCGCCGCCATGCGCTACACCGAAGCGCGGCTGTCGCGCTATGCCGAAGTGCTGCTCAGCGAAGTCGGCCAGGGCACCGTGGACTGGGTGCCGAACTTCGACGGTACCTTGCAGGAGCCGGCCGTGCTGCCGGCGCGCCTGCCGAACATCCTGCTCAATGGCACCACCGGTATTGCCGTGGGCATGGCCACCGACGTACCGCCGCACAACCTGCGGGAAGTGGCTACGGCCTGTGTGCGCCTGCTTGACGAGCCCAAGGCCAGCATCGAACAGCTGTGCGAGCACATCCAGGGGCCGGACTACCCGACCGAGGCCGAGATCGTCACGCCGCGGGCAGAAATCCTCAAGATGTACGAAAGCGGCCGCGGCTCGATCCGCATGCGTGCGGTGTACCGCGTGGAAGACGGCGATATCGTCGTCACCGCACTGCCGCACCAGGTTTCCGGGGCCAAGGTGCTGGAGCAGATCGCTGCGCAGATGCAGGCCAAGAAGCTGCCGATGGTCGCCGACCTGCGCGACGAGTCGGACCATGAGAACCCGTGCCGCATCGTCATCATCCCGCGCTCCAACCGCGTCGACGTCGACGAACTGATGCAGCACCTGTTCGCCACCACCGACCTGGAGAGTACCTACCGGGTCAACGTCAACATCATCGGCCTGGACGGCCGGCCGCAGCTGAAGAACCTGCGAGCGCTGCTGCTGGAATGGCTGGAGTTCCGCACCGCTACCGTTCGTCGCCGTCTGCAGCACCGTCTGGACAAGGTCGAGAAGCGCCTGCACCTCTTGGAAGGTTTGCTGACCGCGTTCCTCAACCTGGATGAAGTGATCCACATCATCCGTACCGAGGACCAGCCCAAGCAGGCCTTGATCGCCCGTTTCGACCTGACCGAGATCCAGGCTGACTACATCCTCGAGACTCGCCTGCGGCAGCTGGCGCGTCTGGAAGAGATGAAGATCCGAGGCGAGCAGGACGAACTGCTGAAGGAGCAGGCCAAACTGCTGGCGCTGCTGGGTAGCGACGCCAAGCTGCGCAAGCTGGTCCGCAGCGAGTTGATCAAGGATGCCGAAACCTATGGCGACGACCGCCGCTCGCCGATCGTCGAGCGCGCCGAAGCCAAGGCCCTGTCGGAAAACGAGCTGATGCCGACCGAGCCGGTCACCGTGGTGCTGTCGGAAAAGGGCTGGGTACGCTGCGCCAAGGGCCACGACATCGACGCCACCGGCCTGTCGTACAAGGCGGGCGATGGCTTCAAGGCAGCAGCCATCGGGCGCTCCAACCAGTTCGCCGTGCTGATCGACTCCACTGGCCGCAGCTATTCGCTGGCCGCCCACAGCCTGCCGTCGGCGCGTGGCCAGGGTGAGCCGCTGACCGGGCGCCTGACGCCACCGCCGGGGGCCACGTTTGAATGCGTGCTGCTGCCTGATGACGAGGCGCTGTACGTGGTAGCTTCGGATGCCGGCTACGGCTTCGTGGTCAAGGGTGAAGACCTGCAAGCCAAGAACAAGGCCGGCAAGGGGTTGCTCAGCCTGCCCAACGGCGCCAAGGTCATGACCCCACGTCCGGTGGCCAACCGCGAACAGGATTGGCTGGCGGCGGTGACCACCGAAGGCCGTCTGCTGGTATTCAAGGTCAGTGATCTACCCCAGCTGGGTAAAGGCAAGGGCAACAAGATCATCGGTATACCCGGTGATCGGGTAGCCAGCCGTGAAGAATTTGTTACCGATATTGCCGTGATTGGCGAGGGTGCGACACTTGTATTGCAAGCCGGCAAGCGTACCCTATCCCTGAAAGCGGACGATCTGGAGCATTACAAGGGCGAGCGTGGACGGCGTGGCAGCAAGCTGCCGCGCGGGTTCCAGCGAGTCGACGGATTGCAGGTGGAAGTGCCGGCATAA
- a CDS encoding TIGR02281 family clan AA aspartic protease codes for MSQAPGRRAGKVLMFVAWAAALFLATRFFGQWEDRQRNPNAQVQSSHGEGFIEVRLLGNGQGHFVMDGAINGQVVHFMLDTGATDVAIPEALGRELGLERGSPVPLSTANGRTEGYRTRLASLQLGDIRLQDVRAIVVPGLDGQTVLLGMSALKQLEFTQRGGTMLLRQNLK; via the coding sequence ATGAGCCAGGCACCGGGCAGGCGGGCTGGCAAGGTACTGATGTTCGTCGCCTGGGCGGCGGCGCTGTTCCTTGCCACGCGCTTCTTCGGTCAATGGGAGGACCGTCAGCGCAACCCCAATGCCCAGGTGCAGTCGTCGCATGGCGAAGGCTTTATCGAAGTGCGCCTGCTCGGTAATGGCCAGGGCCACTTCGTGATGGATGGCGCGATCAACGGCCAGGTCGTGCACTTCATGCTCGATACCGGCGCCACCGACGTGGCTATCCCCGAGGCGCTCGGCCGCGAGCTGGGCCTGGAACGTGGTAGCCCGGTGCCGCTCAGTACCGCCAACGGCCGCACCGAAGGCTACCGGACGCGCCTGGCCAGCCTGCAGCTGGGTGACATCCGCCTGCAGGACGTGCGCGCAATTGTGGTGCCGGGCCTGGACGGGCAAACCGTATTGCTGGGCATGAGTGCCCTGAAACAACTTGAATTTACCCAGCGCGGCGGCACCATGCTGCTGCGCCAGAACCTGAAATGA
- a CDS encoding esterase-like activity of phytase family protein, whose protein sequence is MIRRLLATCLMLVALPSLAGDWPELKLRAEYPIDGMRGGNLSGLVECRGGLWGVSDRDDDRIYRFDRQDPAWRAQPLIFTPPPAPDSGLPWGLKSRNWAASYIRGGELDWEGITCDQAGNLYLVSEANAGVLQLPPDGQAGWLKIDPAMVRQARASGMLLNFNALFEGLAINPAGDRLWLAAERERRGLVAIERQQSVWACGRSCVLLSEAGVEMQPAQMPDARAQSRDFADLAWFEGKLFTLERNAYRVCRRDADSGAVERCWSFAADALTESRRYQQPYGLAEALVIDAEGAWIGVDNNNGARADGETRPIVWRFDAPQGGWSAKP, encoded by the coding sequence TTGATTCGGCGGCTTCTGGCTACCTGCCTGATGCTGGTTGCCCTGCCAAGCCTGGCGGGCGACTGGCCAGAGCTGAAGTTGAGGGCCGAATACCCGATCGACGGCATGCGCGGGGGCAACCTGTCTGGCCTGGTGGAATGCCGGGGCGGGTTATGGGGCGTGTCCGACCGCGACGACGACCGCATCTACCGCTTCGACCGGCAGGACCCGGCCTGGCGCGCGCAGCCGCTCATCTTCACCCCGCCGCCGGCGCCGGACAGCGGCCTGCCGTGGGGCCTGAAGTCGCGCAACTGGGCGGCGTCGTATATCCGCGGGGGCGAACTGGACTGGGAAGGCATCACCTGCGACCAGGCCGGCAACCTGTACCTGGTCAGCGAGGCTAATGCCGGCGTACTGCAACTGCCACCGGATGGCCAGGCGGGCTGGTTGAAGATCGACCCGGCCATGGTGCGTCAGGCCCGGGCCAGCGGCATGCTGTTGAACTTCAATGCCTTGTTCGAAGGCCTGGCCATCAACCCGGCGGGCGACCGCCTGTGGCTGGCTGCCGAGCGCGAGCGCCGTGGGCTGGTGGCGATCGAGCGCCAGCAGTCGGTGTGGGCCTGTGGCCGCAGCTGTGTCCTGCTCAGCGAAGCCGGGGTCGAGATGCAACCGGCGCAAATGCCCGATGCCCGGGCCCAGTCGCGCGACTTTGCCGACCTGGCCTGGTTCGAGGGCAAGCTGTTCACCCTCGAGCGCAACGCCTACCGGGTTTGCCGGCGTGATGCCGACAGCGGTGCGGTCGAACGCTGCTGGTCGTTCGCTGCCGACGCCCTGACCGAGTCGCGTCGCTATCAACAGCCGTATGGTCTGGCCGAAGCCCTGGTGATCGATGCCGAGGGCGCCTGGATCGGCGTGGATAACAACAACGGCGCGCGTGCCGATGGCGAGACACGGCCGATCGTCTGGCGTTTCGACGCGCCGCAAGGCGGCTGGAGCGCCAAGCCATGA
- the parE gene encoding DNA topoisomerase IV subunit B has protein sequence MANPSASAYNADAIEVLSGLDPVRKRPGMYTDTSRPNHLAQEVIDNSVDEALAGHARSVQVILHADHSLEVSDDGRGMPVDIHPEEGVSGVELILTKLHAGGKFSNKNYQFSGGLHGVGISVVNALSTQVRVRVKRDGNEYQMTFADGFKASELEVIGSVGKRNTGTSVYFSPDPKYFDSPKFSISRLKHVLKAKAVLCPGLLVSFEDKASGEKVEWHYEDGLRSYLVDSVNEFQRLPDEPFCGSLAGNKEAVDWALLWLPEGGDSIQESYVNLIPTAQGGTHVNGLRQGLLDAMREFCEFRNLLPRGVKLAPEDVWERITFVLSMKMQDPQFSGQTKERLSSREAAAFVSGVVKDAFSLWLNAHPELGMQLAELAISNAGRRLKASKKVERKRITQGPALPGKLADCAGQDPMRAELFLVEGDSAGGSAKQARDKEFQAILPLRGKILNTWEVDGGEVLASQEVHNIAVAIGVDPGASDLAQLRYGKICILADADSDGLHIATLLCALFVQHFRALVEAGHVYVAMPPLYRIDLGKEIYYALDEAERDGILDRLVAEKKRGKPQVTRFKGLGEMNPPQLRETTMDPNTRRLVQLTLDDVQATCELMDKLLAKKRAGDRKSWLETKGNLAEVMV, from the coding sequence ATGGCCAATCCCAGCGCTAGCGCCTATAACGCAGACGCCATCGAAGTCCTCTCGGGCCTTGACCCGGTCCGCAAGCGGCCGGGCATGTACACCGACACCAGCCGCCCCAACCACCTGGCCCAGGAAGTCATCGACAACAGTGTCGACGAAGCCTTGGCCGGGCACGCCCGTTCGGTGCAGGTCATCCTCCATGCCGACCACTCGCTGGAAGTCAGCGATGACGGCCGTGGCATGCCGGTGGACATCCACCCGGAAGAAGGCGTGTCCGGGGTGGAACTGATCCTCACCAAGCTGCACGCCGGCGGCAAGTTCTCCAACAAGAACTACCAGTTTTCCGGTGGTCTGCACGGGGTGGGCATCTCGGTGGTCAATGCCCTGTCGACCCAGGTGCGCGTGCGCGTCAAACGTGACGGCAACGAATACCAGATGACCTTCGCCGACGGTTTCAAGGCCAGCGAGCTGGAAGTGATCGGCTCGGTCGGCAAGCGCAATACCGGCACCAGCGTGTACTTCAGCCCCGACCCCAAGTACTTCGATTCGCCGAAGTTTTCCATCAGCCGCCTCAAGCACGTGCTCAAGGCCAAAGCCGTGTTGTGCCCGGGCCTGCTGGTCAGTTTCGAGGACAAGGCCAGCGGCGAAAAGGTCGAGTGGCACTATGAGGATGGCCTGCGCTCCTACCTGGTCGACTCGGTCAACGAGTTCCAGCGCCTGCCCGACGAGCCGTTCTGCGGCAGCCTGGCGGGTAACAAGGAAGCCGTCGACTGGGCGTTGCTGTGGCTGCCTGAAGGTGGTGACAGCATCCAGGAAAGCTATGTCAACCTGATCCCCACCGCCCAGGGCGGTACCCACGTCAACGGCCTGCGCCAGGGCCTGCTGGATGCCATGCGCGAGTTCTGCGAATTCCGCAACCTGCTGCCGCGCGGTGTGAAGCTGGCGCCGGAAGACGTCTGGGAACGCATCACCTTCGTGCTGTCGATGAAGATGCAGGACCCGCAGTTCTCCGGGCAGACCAAAGAGCGCCTGTCCTCGCGCGAGGCGGCGGCGTTCGTGTCCGGCGTGGTCAAGGACGCCTTCAGCCTGTGGCTGAACGCCCATCCCGAACTGGGCATGCAACTGGCGGAGCTGGCGATCAGCAACGCCGGGCGCCGCCTCAAGGCCAGCAAGAAGGTGGAGCGCAAGCGCATCACCCAGGGGCCGGCGCTACCCGGCAAACTGGCCGACTGCGCCGGTCAGGACCCGATGCGCGCCGAGCTGTTCCTGGTCGAAGGTGACTCGGCCGGTGGTTCGGCCAAGCAGGCGCGCGACAAGGAATTCCAGGCGATCCTGCCGCTGCGCGGCAAGATCCTCAACACCTGGGAAGTCGACGGCGGTGAAGTGCTGGCCAGCCAGGAAGTGCATAACATCGCCGTGGCCATCGGCGTTGACCCGGGGGCCAGCGACCTGGCGCAACTGCGCTACGGCAAGATCTGCATTCTCGCCGACGCCGACTCCGACGGCCTGCATATCGCCACGCTGCTCTGCGCGCTGTTCGTCCAGCATTTCCGCGCCCTGGTCGAGGCTGGGCATGTGTACGTGGCCATGCCGCCGCTGTACCGCATCGACCTGGGCAAGGAAATCTACTACGCCCTCGACGAAGCCGAGCGCGATGGCATCCTCGACCGCCTGGTGGCCGAGAAGAAGCGCGGCAAGCCGCAGGTCACCCGCTTCAAGGGCCTGGGCGAGATGAACCCGCCCCAGCTGCGTGAAACCACCATGGACCCGAATACCCGGCGCCTGGTGCAACTGACCTTGGACGATGTACAGGCCACCTGCGAGCTGATGGACAAGCTGCTGGCCAAGAAGCGCGCGGGCGATCGCAAGAGCTGGCTGGAAACCAAGGGCAACCTGGCCGAGGTCATGGTTTGA
- a CDS encoding YqiA/YcfP family alpha/beta fold hydrolase: MSGSILYIHGFNSSPLSTKARQLEAAMQQLGMAEQLRVPALHHHPRQAIAQLEAAIAELGAPLLVGSSLGGYYATHLAERHGLKALLVNPAVTPHKHFDGYLGTQRNHYSGETWELTHDHVQALAELEVPAPVDPSRYQVWLQTADETLDYRHAERYYRGCALRIQAGGDHSFQGFAERLPALLAFAGIARGQYAALDFSVF, translated from the coding sequence ATGTCGGGTTCCATCCTCTATATCCATGGCTTCAACAGCTCGCCGCTTTCGACCAAGGCACGCCAGCTCGAAGCTGCCATGCAGCAGCTGGGCATGGCCGAGCAGTTGCGTGTGCCCGCCCTGCACCACCACCCGCGCCAGGCCATCGCCCAGCTTGAAGCGGCCATCGCCGAGCTGGGTGCGCCACTGCTGGTAGGCAGTTCGCTCGGCGGCTACTATGCCACCCATCTGGCCGAGCGCCATGGCCTCAAGGCCCTGCTGGTCAACCCGGCGGTAACGCCGCACAAGCATTTCGACGGGTACCTGGGCACCCAGCGCAATCACTACAGTGGTGAAACCTGGGAGTTGACCCACGACCACGTGCAGGCGCTGGCCGAGCTGGAAGTACCGGCCCCGGTGGACCCCAGCCGCTATCAAGTGTGGCTGCAGACCGCCGATGAAACCCTGGACTATCGTCACGCCGAGCGCTATTACCGTGGCTGTGCCCTGCGCATCCAGGCTGGCGGTGACCACAGTTTCCAGGGCTTCGCCGAGCGCCTGCCGGCACTGCTGGCCTTCGCCGGCATTGCCCGCGGGCAGTATGCGGCGCTCGATTTTTCTGTATTTTGA
- the cpdA gene encoding 3',5'-cyclic-AMP phosphodiesterase: MPQPDQSRPVHVVQLTDAHLFADPAGSMLGLNTRDSLRHVVAQVRREQTPVDLLLCTGDLSQDASVASYEAFRELTAPFAVPTRWLPGNHDEARVMAQVAPELMQAVTDIGAWRIVMLDTAVPGATHGWLQDEQLAVLKTALESAGDRHCLVCFHHQPVDIGCAWIAPIGLRNAQALFAIIDAYPQVRALLWGHVHQPWDEMRAGRRLLATPSTCIQFAAGSEDFKVSEEQPGYRWLRLYADGRLETGVERALDFEVKLDFDSPGY; this comes from the coding sequence TTGCCGCAGCCAGACCAATCGCGCCCCGTGCATGTGGTGCAACTGACCGATGCCCACTTGTTCGCTGACCCGGCCGGCAGCATGCTGGGGCTCAACACCCGTGACAGCCTGCGTCATGTGGTAGCCCAGGTGCGCCGCGAGCAAACACCTGTCGACCTGCTGCTGTGTACCGGCGATCTGTCCCAGGATGCCAGCGTGGCCTCGTATGAAGCGTTTCGCGAACTCACCGCGCCGTTCGCCGTGCCCACTCGCTGGTTGCCAGGCAACCATGACGAGGCGCGGGTGATGGCGCAGGTCGCCCCCGAATTGATGCAGGCGGTGACCGATATCGGTGCGTGGCGCATTGTCATGCTCGACACAGCGGTGCCTGGAGCGACCCACGGGTGGTTGCAGGATGAGCAGCTGGCGGTGCTGAAAACGGCTCTGGAGTCGGCGGGCGACCGGCACTGCCTGGTGTGTTTCCACCATCAGCCGGTGGACATCGGCTGCGCCTGGATCGCGCCGATAGGCTTGCGCAACGCGCAGGCGCTGTTCGCTATCATCGACGCTTATCCACAGGTACGGGCGTTGCTCTGGGGGCATGTGCACCAGCCATGGGATGAAATGCGCGCGGGGCGCCGCCTGCTGGCCACGCCGTCCACCTGCATTCAGTTCGCGGCAGGCAGCGAGGACTTCAAGGTCAGTGAAGAACAGCCTGGCTACCGTTGGTTGCGCCTGTACGCCGACGGGCGGCTGGAGACCGGCGTGGAGCGGGCGTTGGACTTCGAGGTGAAGCTCGACTTCGACAGCCCTGGGTACTGA